The genomic segment GCTCAGTCTACACCTGGCCTTTGCAAATGTGAGTTGGAATATACTTTCCTTTTACTAGGGCCTATTTGCTTCCCTTTAGATGTGCAGTTTGTGTCTATGAATGAGTTCTATATTGGAATCTATCTATGGTTGCACATCTTCATAAAGAGATTGATAAGCTTATTTTGCATAGACCACTCCTGGCTTAAAATAATGCATAGTATGATGGATATATTCCCGTTCCTTGTTGTAATTAAGTAGTAGTAATGATGTACAGTGAAATATTATCCTTTGTTTCTTAGGAGTTATGTTTTGCATTTTCTTCTGTGTCCTGGGTTGAAGGCTAGACTGTTCAATGATATTTGGTTCTAATTGTGCACTTGTGTTTGATTGTGGTAATGTTGAGGATCATTTGGGGTTGGTCAAACCTTCCCCCAGTGGCAACCATGTCTGGGGTTCAATGAAACCCCTTAAATCTTGTGCGACAACGGGAATAAGGATGGTGGCAACCACCCTAATCTCATTCCAAAATACTCAGCCCACACATCATTAAAATGCACTATGAGAGAAAAATATCATGTTAGGGCAGTTTGGCTACTtctatttttaataatattacTATTCGTGTATATcttctatatatattatgtgaattttataggATCCAGTCTGACcaaactctttttcttttttcccccaTTTCCCTCTCTTACTCTTCgcatggccacttgggccgAGGACCCAACCTCCCTATTGTGCCAGGACAATTCTTTCAGATTTCTATAGAGTCTGAGgaagggaagctaatatgtGTATCCATGAAGGCCTaatcatgggtgaaaatggttaaggGGCTTGGTACACCCCAAGttatttcattattattatatgatacaTTTACATTTATACTTATATTTGTAAACTCACATTACTATTGGAAACCAAATGGTTGGAACTAGAAGTTTTAGGCAAACGGTACTTAAGCCGTTTAGTTGGACTTTAGGCTCCTTCGCGAATTTTCAAAACCCGTCTTATTTCcttactttaaaaaaatggggATTTTCTAAGAGGCAAATAAGATGGCtttcttataaaaataaattagatttAGAGAAATTCGTGTAGGTGTTAGCATAAGAGCGTTTTACCAGAATTATTTGTCAAAAAGTCCTCAATTCAGAATTAAAAGGaacaaactattttttttatattaaaaccAGTTGTAATAGAAATGAGAGATTTTGTATTATGGTGAAttcaaaaaatcaagaaaaaatatactaCACTTTGCTTAAAAACCGGCATGGTTttggataaaacccaacaaacAAAAACCGActtttgggccaaggcccaccAAATTGCCATAAACCCAGATTTAAATTCAAAACCAGTCTTGGACGCTTTTTTTTCGGGAAATAAGACCAACAAAAACACGTTTTGGGGCTAGAGCCCATTACACTttcttatccaaaaaaaaaaaaaaaccacaacTCTTTTCCCTTTAAACAAACATAAGcctatatgattttttttttttttaaatccccTTACTTCCAAAACATGTGGTCGCCTATTGTTTATTACAAATTGAACTTATTCTTTGCAGCCCAATGCCGAACTAAGATGATTTTTAAGACAACATACTAAAAaacattcttttgaaaaaaatggaataacAAGTAAGGAGTTCTTGGCGTGTTTATGCGATTGACCCGAACCAAGTGTGGATTAAGGCATGCTagaaatacatgtatatttttATCATAAAATGGTTTCcttacaaaaattatttatccTGATACATAAGAGGAAATATATTCATTGGTATACGATAGATCCAACCTAAAAAATAGCCCATATATAAGGGAACTACactcaaattctttcaaaaagaaCTTGAGATTCAATAAAAGGACATATTTTTTATGGGAATTTTACACTAAATAAAGAGTTCATGCAAATACCCACACATTGAAATTCGAAGGTCagccgtatagtacggatccttaatactagggtgcctaacacctaccctaggggatcaccagaacccttacctagaaatttggattaagaaggatttttcacggcgtatgaataaacccttccaaaactggttttcctaatttcctaaaaattaggtggcgactcttttaaaacaaagtccaaaagagcaccaacgatttcgaagtagctttttctGAGCGCTAACCTTACCTGCGAAGAATGTGAACTGTTACAGCTATCTGTGGCATATGGCCACCATTCTTTTCTCATCTATCATAGCCAGCTACTCATAGCAGTTTCTAACCCATTCGGCATCGTCTAGCTCTTCTTCTTGAATAATTCTTAACGAGGGAATTTCTACTTCTGCGGGTATGACTGCTTCTATACTGTAAACAAGAAGGTAAGGGGCAACTCCGGTGGATGTCCGAGTTATGAACCTATATCCCAACAAAGCATATGGCAATTGCTCCTGCCAGTTCTTGTAGTTGTCGATCATTTTTTGCAGGATTCTTTTAATGTTCTTGTTGGAAGCCTCTACGGCTCTGTTCATATGTTGCCGGTAGGCAATAGAATTCCTGTGGGTTACCTTGAATTGCTCACAGATGTCTTTCATCAGATGGCTGTTCAGATTGGCTCCATTGTCTGTAATGACGGACTCGGGCACACCGAAGCTGCATAATGAGATTGTTCTTGATAAAGTCAGTCACGACCTTCTTGGTCATCGACTTGTGAGAAGTTGAttccacccatttggtgaagtagtcgATGGCAACTAAAATGTAGCGATGTCCATTGGATGCCGATGGCTCAATGAGTTCGATGCCGTCTATCCCCTATGCGATGAACGGTCAAAGTAAGCTCATTGCATATAGCTCTATCGGAGAAACCTTGATCAGGTCCCTGTGTATCTGACATTGATGGCATTTTTGCACGAATTTATAGCAGTCgtgctccatggtcatccaaagAGTATCCTGTCTTTAAGATCTTCTTGGCCAGAATGAATCCATTCGTATGAGGTCCACATGTCCCTGCGTGTACCTCTTTCAGTAATTTTGTGGCCTCTTCGGCGTCCACACATCTGAGTAAACCGAGGTCGGGTGTCCTCTTGTAGAATACGTCTTTGTTCATAAAGAACCCATTGGCTAACCTCCTGATGGTCTTTCTTTGATTTCCCAAACTTTCTGGGGGTATTCTCATTTTTCCTGGTACGCTTTGATGTCAGCGTACCATGGTTTGCCATCTGGCTTTGCCTCTAGTGAGCGTATTGAGCCTGGTTGTCTTTCAAAGAGATCTCCAGCAGATCAATGTGAGTACTATCGGGGTGCTGAATCATGGAGGCTATCGTGGCCAAAGAATCAGCGAACTCATTCTGAGCCCTCGGTGTGTGCTTGAAGTCTATGCTTTCCAATCTACTGCAAGTCTTTGTACCAGATTCACATATGGCAGTATCTTCTCATTGTTGGTGGCccaattttctttcacttgattgaTGAGCAAATTGGAATCTCCGATTACTAACAACTCTCGTATGTTCATGTCTAATGCCATTCTGAGGCCAAGAATACATGCTTCGTACTTGGCCATATTGTTGGTACATCTGAAGTTGAGTTTTGCGGCCATTGAATAGTGTTATCCTGTTTCTGATATCAAGACTACTCCGATGTCGGAACCTTTGTAGTTGATTGCTCCGTCAAAGAACAGTCTCCATCCCGAGTATGGCTTGGCCACCTCTTCGTCCATTGCTATCACTTCTTCGTCAGGGAAGAAAGTCCGTAATGGTTCGAGTTCGTCATCAACGGGACTTTTTGCTAGTAGGTCGGCCAGAGCTTGTCCTTTGACTGCTTTCTACGCTATGTACACAGTGTCAAATTTGCTTAGTAGCATCTGCCATTTGGCTAGCTTTCCAACGAGCATCGGCTGACGAAAGATATACCTTAATGGATCCATTCTAGAGATGAGGTGAGTGGTAAACATCGCCAGGTAATGTCTTAGTTTTTGGCACTACTACAGAAAGTGCTTTTAGCGACTAATATTTAGAGGCAATAAATCAATTGCCGCTAATTTTATTCTTTAATGACAAATTTTAAGGCAAATGAGCAATAGCCAGCGTAGAGGTCTCTTTCACCGGCAATTGAAATGAATGGCCAGTAAAAGGTGTGCGGGAAGTCACccttttattaaattttcatcttttcccaaattttttttcctatttcgtcccatattttgtttctttcttgaaatCCCTATTTCGATCTCTCTATACCCTCGCTCTTCCAGATTTGCCAGCTCCctcaccccctccccccctctcCCTCAACAATACTCAATTCGCAGAACATAGGGCATGAAGTCACAGAGAAGactgtaattatttttttggatctCCATAGATATATTTCAGGTCAGTAATGGACTTCTCCATCTATCGATGACATTCAATTTTTTTGGCGTTAATGTTTAATCGAGATTTGAAGAATTTGGATTTTCTTTTCTGATGTCCGATTTGGATAAATAATTTGCTCTAGATGGCTTTGTTCCTTGATTCTCAATATCTGATTTTGTGAttatttcttcttgaatttctaTATAGAAGTAGAACTGCAAGTATTATGATGATAGTGAATAACTATGTTGTCCTTGCCAAAGAGGTGTATGGAGTTGCAGAAACCCTACTAATCTCCTTCTTGGTTAGTTTGATGTAGTGCTTCCAGTATTTTTTTTCGATGAGCCTGTAAGAAGTAAATCTTCATTCTTTTGACTCAACgtcattatttttatgaaaattgtttttgttgtaGATGTATATTCATGTGCGTGTTCTTCaattatgcatttttttttatggtgaaACCAATTAAATCAGGTTCACTAGTTTAACTATAACTATTTGTGGATTTCTTCAATGTTATATCTGTGATTAGTTTCATTTCTTGAGAGTTATCATTTAATGTTACTATTTTATAATGTGTTAGTTATGAACTTGTACGACAAACCAGTAACCTAGAAAGGTTTGGTTGATTGTTGAGAACAACAAGattccttttgttttttatttttatttttataggatTTAGAACCCTTGGTGCTAGAATATTGACTTCCTATATCCTTGAAAGCATCCTTGAGGTTATGAAGTTTAGAAAATGAGGCTACAGAGCGTTTGTTTTTATGACTGAGTTTACGAGTAGGTAATCTAAGAGGCGGTATGAAAGtccatgaaaaagaaaatgatcaGTTGGAGAGATCATCAGCCTGAGGattctttataattttattctcttctttttctttttgtttagtAGGATGGATAGCGGAATAGATGGAAGTTATTTTAGACACTCAACGAATATAGTTCCGATTACTTACTATTGACTAAATTCTGGTATCGATTATATGCTATCCTAGTTTTCTGCCTccaatttaattttattctcTTTTACATGGAATATTCAACGGAGTCACAAAAAGTCTCGACATCAGACTTAGACGTTGCTTGGAGGACTCATCACACTTATCTTATATTTGATACCTTATTGTATACATGGGATGAAGCTGGTGTTGAGTGTTGACTTCATAGTTGAATCAACCGGTGTCTTCACTGAAAATGAGAAGGTTGTTGCTCACTTAAAGGTATAATTTATCTACTTTGTTTATGCCTTTGGTTTAATTGATTTCTCCAATTGCATTTCTGTTATTAGATTTGATCTATGCATTAATTCACTACTATAGCCTCTAGTATATTTAAAGTGCATTGGATATACACTTTACTTCTTGGATCTTGTTTCTTGTGTTAGATCTACACTTGTGGCCAAAACAAAGCTAAATCCTTGATATAGAAATAATTGATTGACTTGAGATGTTTGTGTGATCAAGGTGGTGCCAAGAAGGTTGTGATCTCTACTCCCAGTAAGACGCCCCCATAtttgttgtggatgttgtaaaGGAATACAAGCCAGAATTGGACATTGTCTCCAATGCTACTTGCACTACTACTAACTTCCTTGCACCTTTGGCCAAGGTTATATCTTATATTAATCATTTCTTCCTATCTGTTATCTGAATCACTTGTCAAATCTTTTGTTAATGAGTTTTTGTCTTGCTGTGTTGTATTGTAGGTTATCAATGATAGGTTTGGCATTGTGGAGGATCTCATGAGCACTGTCCACTCAATGCAATTTGGATATGATGAATTTTATATGTAGTTTTTAACCTGCTGCAATGTTTTGCTACTCAACCTCCGAAGGCTGTTGATGGTCCATCCTtggagaatttggagaggtGAAAAGAGCTTCTTCATTCAACATCATTCTGGCGACTTGGTGTAACCAAGGTAATTACGATTCAAGTGTCATTGCTAATAGTTGTTTTCCATTCCATGTTTGGTGCATATCTGCTATAGAATACCACAAAATGATAACTATCCAGGAAAAAAACAAGagaggaaaggaaagaaaatattacTATGAAATGATATCTCATCTGCAAAATCAATCTTTCTATAATGATTGATGTAAAGTTTATAATGAATTCTTAATCTTCGATTACTTGgaaaaaattctatttgattCGTCTATAAAGTTGGGTTTTTAGTCTGTTAAACTCCATAGCAAATCCCATTTATGAATCATAGCATGAAACTCTAACAAAGGGCTATTGCACCTGCTAATACAATAATACTTATTATTACTAAAATATGTTAATAGATTTACTCAAATATTTTGTTCTGATTCAATCTCTTACTTTCTTCATAGTAACATATTAACATGATGGGCTGAATGTCGTTCAAATACCAGCTTATGTTGGAATTAGTTGTGCATTAGACGTCCTGGCAATAAGGAACTGACATTATTTGGTTCTATAATAGTGGCgattgatttatatttttgtaaccAAAATGTTTCTTTTTTGCAGCTTAACGACTTCGCAAGAACATTCATTTCTATTTTCCTGTCAATCCTATTAACAAGTGTGCTCAAGCTGCGATGGAGTGGTGTAAGCATTGAGGGCTGGTGGTGTAACGAGGCAATCTGGGTCACTGGTGGTGTTTAAACACATTTGTTTGCAGTTTTTCAAGGCC from the Lycium ferocissimum isolate CSIRO_LF1 chromosome 11, AGI_CSIRO_Lferr_CH_V1, whole genome shotgun sequence genome contains:
- the LOC132038508 gene encoding LOW QUALITY PROTEIN: uncharacterized protein LOC132038508 (The sequence of the model RefSeq protein was modified relative to this genomic sequence to represent the inferred CDS: inserted 1 base in 1 codon); translation: MSAYHGLPSGFASSERIEPGCLSKRSPADQCEYYRGAESWRLSWPKNQRTHSEPSIYFRSRTASIMMIVNNYVVLAKEVYGVAETLLISFLLVLSVDFIVESTGVFTENEKVVAHLKGGAKKVVISTPSXDAPIFVVDVVKEYKPELDIVSNATCTTTNFLAPLAKVINDRFGIVEDLMSTVHSMQFGYDEFYM